In a single window of the Pedococcus dokdonensis genome:
- a CDS encoding ankyrin repeat domain-containing protein, protein MADAPLSLPDDPDLGWLRKRAKDLRRDHPEWKLADAQRVLARRFGYPSWPALKRYVELVRSYRRAPDLVPEQDDPRDEFLRLGSLTYGADDPARWAAAAAMQVPVDTVHVAASRADVAALRRLLVDGSATREGGPFAWAPLAYLAYARHDPHVTEAQVLGSARLLLEHGADPDTGYLWHGLPSPFTALTGCFGRGEGDQPPHPHGPALARTLLEAGADPNDAQTLYNRQFRRDDSHLELLFEFGLGTGDGGPWRRRLGRAAMSPAEMLGRQLGWAAVHGMDERVALLVAHGVDPAIPVTMYGVQAGSAHAAALAAGHVTTAELLASLGADATSSPEERVVAAVLAGTNPDPALVQGAIRERPGLVAWAAHHGNHAAVRRAVELGWDVDRRARTDVPSDQPWETGLHAAAGQGDREMVQLLLELGADPDVTDTRFGGTPADWAEHFGHVDLAAHLREAGRRG, encoded by the coding sequence ATGGCCGATGCACCGCTCTCCCTGCCCGACGACCCTGATCTCGGCTGGCTCCGCAAGCGGGCCAAGGACCTCCGCCGCGACCACCCCGAGTGGAAGCTGGCCGACGCCCAGCGCGTTCTCGCGCGTCGGTTCGGCTACCCGAGCTGGCCGGCGCTGAAGAGGTACGTCGAGCTGGTGCGCTCGTACCGCCGGGCGCCCGACCTGGTGCCTGAGCAGGACGACCCGCGGGACGAGTTCCTCCGGCTGGGCAGCCTGACCTACGGTGCCGACGACCCTGCGCGCTGGGCCGCGGCGGCCGCGATGCAGGTGCCCGTCGACACCGTCCACGTCGCCGCCTCGCGCGCAGACGTGGCTGCCCTGCGTCGGCTGCTCGTCGACGGCTCGGCGACCCGGGAGGGTGGCCCGTTCGCGTGGGCCCCGCTCGCCTACCTCGCGTATGCCCGGCACGACCCGCACGTCACCGAGGCTCAGGTGCTCGGGAGCGCGCGACTGCTCCTCGAGCACGGGGCGGACCCCGACACGGGATACCTGTGGCACGGGCTGCCGAGCCCGTTCACCGCCCTGACCGGGTGCTTCGGCAGGGGCGAGGGCGACCAGCCGCCGCACCCCCACGGCCCCGCACTGGCTCGCACCCTGCTGGAAGCGGGCGCCGACCCCAACGACGCCCAGACCCTCTACAACCGGCAGTTCCGACGCGACGACAGCCACTTGGAGCTGCTCTTCGAGTTCGGTCTCGGCACCGGCGACGGAGGCCCCTGGCGACGCCGGCTCGGTCGCGCGGCCATGTCGCCCGCCGAGATGCTCGGACGCCAGCTCGGGTGGGCTGCCGTGCACGGCATGGACGAGCGCGTCGCGCTCCTCGTGGCCCACGGGGTCGACCCGGCCATCCCCGTGACGATGTATGGCGTGCAGGCCGGATCTGCTCATGCCGCAGCGCTCGCGGCGGGTCACGTCACCACCGCGGAGCTGCTGGCCAGCCTGGGCGCAGACGCCACGAGCTCACCCGAGGAGCGGGTGGTCGCCGCAGTCCTCGCCGGCACGAACCCTGACCCGGCCCTCGTGCAGGGCGCGATCCGAGAACGGCCGGGGCTGGTCGCGTGGGCCGCCCACCACGGCAACCACGCCGCTGTGCGCCGCGCGGTCGAGCTGGGCTGGGACGTCGACCGTCGGGCGCGCACCGACGTGCCGTCGGACCAGCCGTGGGAGACCGGGCTGCACGCCGCCGCCGGGCAGGGCGACCGCGAGATGGTGCAGCTGTTGCTCGAGCTCGGTGCCGACCCCGACGTCACCGACACGCGGTTCGGGGGCACGCCCGCCGACTGGGCCGAGCACTTCGGTCACGTCGACCTGGCCGCGCACCTCCGCGAGGCCGGCCGCCGTGGGTGA